From Halobacteriovorax sp. HLS, the proteins below share one genomic window:
- a CDS encoding sulfite exporter TauE/SafE family protein gives MIFLGLIITGLIVGIFSSFFGVGGGILIVPTLYTFFEFLPPQVVIATSLSLIFFNSCINTYNFSKSGVRPNFSFLLPIAFSMILGVLAGGKLTLILPARTVKLIFSVFVFAIAIRTLLVKLKKEDSDNWNAPTDIKSRLVAITVGLFGGLVAGMTGLGGGAVLVPLFITVLHIPFRFISAYSNACMVIGTFAGMLLYLIEPTPHFIFNNEILEKGQFGFVNFSIVAALFIGSSTSSKFGVSLVKKISPELSKKLFAVLLIIISIKIFVSSQFS, from the coding sequence GGAGGAATTTTGATAGTTCCTACTCTCTACACATTTTTTGAGTTTCTACCTCCGCAAGTCGTTATAGCAACCTCACTGTCTCTAATCTTTTTCAATTCTTGTATAAATACCTATAATTTTTCAAAGTCTGGTGTTCGCCCTAATTTTTCATTCCTATTGCCTATCGCCTTTTCAATGATTCTAGGTGTTCTTGCTGGAGGAAAACTCACTCTGATCCTACCTGCGCGGACAGTTAAGCTCATCTTCAGCGTCTTTGTCTTTGCTATTGCCATCAGAACGCTATTAGTGAAACTGAAAAAAGAAGACTCAGACAACTGGAATGCTCCAACAGACATAAAATCAAGATTAGTGGCCATTACAGTAGGACTCTTTGGTGGACTAGTTGCAGGAATGACCGGATTAGGCGGAGGGGCTGTTTTAGTCCCATTATTTATCACAGTTCTTCACATCCCATTTCGATTTATATCAGCTTACTCCAACGCTTGCATGGTCATTGGAACCTTTGCAGGAATGCTTCTATATCTAATTGAGCCTACTCCACACTTCATCTTCAATAACGAGATTCTAGAGAAAGGTCAGTTCGGATTCGTGAATTTTTCTATTGTAGCCGCTTTGTTTATTGGCTCTAGCACATCGTCAAAGTTTGGAGTCAGTCTTGTCAAAAAGATAAGTCCCGAGTTATCAAAGAAGCTTTTTGCGGTGCTCCTGATCATCATTTCAATAAAAATATTTGTATCCTCTCAATTTTCTTAA